A single window of Sporosarcina sp. FSL W7-1349 DNA harbors:
- a CDS encoding replication-associated recombination protein A, which yields MHNEPLAFRMRPKNIDEIAGQQQIIGPDTALYRMIKNSHVPSMLLYGEPGIGKTSLAHAIAGTSGLPFIALNATTSGKKDVEDVVAEARITGKVLLFLDEIHRFNKLQQDTLLPHVENGAITLIGATTENPFHDVNPAIRSRCGEIKQLSRLEPDDVLGLLERALADPDRGLGKMEIVISDEQLRKIAEGVNGDARKALTVLESVVNASDEEDGKTIVEDWLVDNLIGRVGLFGDKKGSHFYNLLSALQKSVRGSDVNAAIFYLANLLETGDLVAVCRRMLVMAYEDVGLASPEVAPRVLAATEAAVRLGMPEARIPLANAVIEMCLASKSNSAYKAVDAAINAIHKGQTGDIPLHLRDTHYAGAAELGHAGYQYPHDTPIGSFGGWIDQQYLPDAIQNVEFYSPVNAGEEKRLAAIYDRLKNFRK from the coding sequence TTGCATAATGAACCGTTGGCCTTTCGGATGCGGCCGAAGAATATCGATGAAATCGCCGGTCAACAGCAAATTATCGGCCCCGACACGGCCCTCTACCGGATGATCAAGAACAGCCATGTCCCTTCTATGCTACTTTACGGAGAGCCGGGAATCGGAAAGACGTCACTCGCCCATGCAATTGCCGGCACGAGCGGACTTCCCTTCATCGCATTGAATGCAACGACGTCCGGGAAGAAAGACGTCGAGGATGTCGTGGCAGAAGCGCGGATCACCGGAAAAGTCCTGCTATTTTTAGATGAAATCCACCGTTTCAATAAATTACAACAAGATACGTTATTGCCCCATGTCGAAAATGGCGCCATCACCCTCATCGGGGCAACGACTGAAAATCCATTCCATGACGTCAACCCGGCCATCCGTTCACGATGCGGGGAAATCAAACAATTATCCCGGCTGGAACCTGACGACGTATTGGGATTATTGGAACGCGCATTAGCGGATCCAGACCGTGGCTTGGGCAAGATGGAAATCGTCATTTCCGACGAACAGCTTCGGAAAATTGCGGAAGGAGTCAACGGGGACGCAAGAAAAGCGCTGACAGTCCTGGAATCTGTCGTCAATGCCAGCGATGAAGAGGACGGGAAAACGATTGTGGAAGATTGGCTCGTCGATAATCTGATCGGACGGGTCGGCCTGTTCGGGGATAAGAAAGGCTCTCATTTTTATAATCTATTATCCGCTCTCCAAAAATCGGTACGAGGGAGCGACGTCAATGCGGCCATCTTCTACCTCGCCAATCTTTTGGAAACGGGGGACCTCGTCGCGGTTTGCAGAAGGATGCTCGTCATGGCCTATGAAGATGTCGGCCTCGCTTCCCCGGAAGTAGCGCCCCGTGTCTTGGCGGCAACGGAAGCGGCCGTACGCCTCGGCATGCCAGAAGCCCGCATTCCGCTGGCCAACGCAGTCATCGAGATGTGCCTCGCGTCCAAATCGAACTCCGCCTACAAAGCAGTCGATGCGGCCATCAACGCCATACATAAAGGACAAACCGGAGATATTCCGCTGCATCTGCGGGATACTCATTACGCGGGAGCAGCTGAACTCGGGCATGCCGGTTACCAATATCCACATGACACGCCGATCGGTTCCTTCGGTGGCTGGATCGACCAGCAATATTTGCCCGACGCCATCCAAAACGTGGAGTTTTATTCCCCTGTAAATGCCGGGGAGGAAAAAAGATTGGCCGCCATTTATGACAGGCTGAAAAACTTCCGGAAATGA
- a CDS encoding chemotaxis protein, translated as MSQQTNILLESGTNELEIIEFEMGNNRYGINVIKVKEIIMPMKVTPIPHANPAVEGIIQLRGEVLPVINMERVLGMPPSSNKSDEKYIVAAFNKTQVVFHVHNVTQIHRISWDQIEKPSDIYSAESSQVIGVIKRGSDMLLLLDFEKIILDISPETGIRIDQVKKLGKRERSDKRLVCAEDSPLLRKLLDNTLKEAGYVNLEFFENGKDALDYLESIVASGKKVTDEVQLVITDIEMPQMDGHHFTKRIRDNADLATLPVIIFSSLITDDLKHKGESVGANDQVSKPEIAELVLKIDQYIL; from the coding sequence ATGTCACAGCAGACGAATATTTTATTGGAAAGCGGTACAAACGAGTTGGAAATCATCGAATTCGAGATGGGGAACAACCGGTACGGCATCAATGTCATCAAAGTAAAAGAGATCATCATGCCGATGAAAGTCACGCCGATCCCACATGCCAACCCGGCCGTCGAAGGCATCATCCAACTGCGCGGGGAAGTGTTGCCGGTCATCAATATGGAGAGAGTGCTGGGCATGCCGCCGTCTTCCAACAAAAGCGATGAAAAATATATCGTCGCCGCATTCAATAAGACGCAAGTCGTGTTCCATGTTCATAATGTGACACAGATACATCGGATTTCGTGGGACCAAATCGAAAAACCATCCGATATCTACTCTGCCGAATCTTCACAAGTCATCGGCGTCATCAAACGGGGCAGCGATATGTTGCTGCTGCTCGATTTCGAGAAAATCATTTTGGATATCAGCCCGGAGACCGGTATTCGGATCGATCAAGTGAAAAAATTGGGCAAACGGGAACGCTCCGATAAACGGCTCGTTTGTGCCGAGGATTCACCGCTTCTTCGAAAATTGCTCGACAATACACTAAAAGAAGCTGGATACGTCAATCTGGAGTTTTTTGAAAATGGAAAAGATGCACTGGATTATTTGGAAAGCATCGTGGCAAGCGGCAAAAAAGTGACAGACGAGGTCCAATTGGTGATCACGGATATCGAGATGCCCCAAATGGATGGACATCATTTCACGAAAAGGATCCGGGACAATGCAGACTTGGCAACTCTGCCAGTCATCATTTTCTCATCTCTCATTACGGATGATCTGAAACATAAAGGGGAAAGCGTCGGCGCAAATGACCAGGTAAGTAAACCTGAAATCGCTGAACTCGTTTTGAAGATCGATCAATATATTTTATAA
- a CDS encoding cysteine desulfurase family protein: MNSIYLDHAATTPVHPKVGAVYVEMLETAFGNPSSIHGYGREARKLLDESRKVLAASIHAQPTEIIFTSGGTEADNIAIFGTAAVMKEAGNHIITTTVEHPAVLESCKRLEEQGYDVTYLEVNEKGQIDVRQVQEALTDKTILVSIMFGNNEVGTIQPIREIGEVLKNHQAIFHTDAVQAYGIVPLHVDELGVDLLSVTAHKLNGPKGIGFLYQRKGLKTAPLLFGGGQERKRRAGTENLPAVAAFAEAVSIAQESMEDNRKKYGNYAQILKTILDEKEVAYEENAAEVDKLPHILNISFPGTDIESLLVNLDMAGIAVSSGSACSAGSLDPSHVLTAMFGEGSPKLRNAVRFSFGLGLDEEAIREAAVKTADIVNRLVK, translated from the coding sequence ATGAACTCAATTTATTTAGACCATGCGGCCACAACTCCGGTCCATCCAAAAGTCGGGGCAGTGTATGTGGAAATGCTGGAAACTGCATTTGGCAATCCTTCCAGCATCCATGGCTACGGCCGGGAAGCGCGGAAACTGCTGGATGAATCGCGGAAAGTGTTAGCTGCTTCCATCCATGCTCAGCCTACCGAAATCATATTCACTTCAGGTGGGACGGAAGCCGACAATATAGCGATTTTTGGGACGGCTGCCGTAATGAAAGAGGCGGGCAATCATATTATCACGACAACTGTCGAACATCCTGCCGTTTTGGAATCATGCAAACGATTGGAAGAACAAGGGTATGACGTCACCTATTTAGAGGTGAATGAAAAAGGGCAAATCGATGTGCGGCAAGTGCAGGAGGCATTGACAGACAAGACGATCTTGGTGTCAATCATGTTCGGGAATAACGAGGTGGGCACGATCCAACCGATCCGGGAAATCGGAGAGGTTTTGAAAAATCATCAAGCGATTTTTCATACCGATGCGGTCCAAGCTTATGGAATCGTACCACTCCATGTGGATGAACTGGGAGTCGATCTGTTATCCGTAACTGCTCATAAATTGAATGGTCCGAAAGGGATCGGTTTCCTCTATCAACGGAAAGGGCTGAAAACGGCCCCGCTCCTATTCGGGGGAGGACAGGAGAGGAAACGGAGGGCCGGCACGGAAAACCTACCGGCTGTTGCGGCTTTTGCGGAAGCCGTTTCCATTGCACAAGAGTCCATGGAAGACAACCGCAAGAAGTATGGGAACTACGCTCAGATCCTTAAAACGATCCTGGATGAAAAAGAAGTGGCGTATGAAGAGAATGCAGCCGAGGTAGATAAGCTGCCTCATATACTCAACATTAGCTTTCCTGGAACAGATATCGAGTCATTGCTTGTAAACTTGGATATGGCCGGTATCGCGGTTTCCAGCGGTTCGGCTTGTTCTGCCGGCTCCTTGGATCCGTCTCATGTATTGACGGCCATGTTCGGCGAAGGCTCCCCAAAATTACGCAATGCTGTCCGTTTCAGCTTCGGTTTGGGACTGGATGAGGAAGCGATACGGGAAGCGGCTGTTAAAACGGCCGATATCGTAAACCGACTTGTGAAATGA
- a CDS encoding DUF6612 family protein → MLKFMMLGVLLLAVAGCTQVKANKSLTAKDVFEKSMEASSDLKDVQAHFAIENLSAPVDPEQKKTTKYDIQSVYTSQPSLLHQIVRISQTGTEPGDVELYRIDDRLFGKDGKESEWEEVPFLLTETFGSIYRYINPAMDLSLFENFKDEFELEPADYGYALTLTMTKDQFEQFSQQLGPEYGGAFQDDKAFLLVERLDFEIVVDRNTFFVTDFKMLTDTTTYVGRDSHRTRHKVNATYSYFNDVDAIQVPEKIRNLTK, encoded by the coding sequence ATGCTCAAGTTCATGATGCTTGGAGTGCTTCTTCTCGCAGTGGCGGGATGCACTCAAGTGAAAGCCAACAAAAGCTTGACCGCGAAAGATGTCTTTGAAAAATCAATGGAGGCTTCCAGCGATCTGAAGGATGTCCAAGCCCATTTTGCCATCGAAAATCTATCGGCGCCAGTCGATCCGGAACAGAAAAAAACAACAAAATATGACATCCAATCAGTTTACACTTCTCAGCCGTCCCTCCTTCATCAAATTGTCCGTATTTCACAAACTGGAACCGAACCGGGGGATGTGGAATTATACCGCATTGATGATCGTCTATTCGGTAAGGACGGGAAGGAGTCGGAGTGGGAAGAAGTCCCTTTCCTTTTGACGGAGACATTCGGGTCGATCTATCGATATATCAATCCGGCAATGGATCTTTCTTTATTCGAAAACTTCAAGGATGAGTTTGAATTGGAACCGGCCGATTATGGATATGCACTGACGTTGACTATGACGAAAGATCAATTCGAGCAGTTCAGCCAGCAGCTGGGGCCAGAATATGGCGGGGCATTTCAAGATGACAAGGCGTTTCTATTAGTGGAACGGCTGGATTTTGAAATTGTAGTGGACCGCAATACCTTTTTTGTGACGGATTTCAAAATGTTGACCGATACAACCACTTATGTCGGCCGTGACTCTCACCGGACACGACATAAAGTCAATGCGACCTATAGCTATTTCAATGATGTCGATGCGATTCAGGTACCGGAGAAAATCCGGAACCTTACGAAATAA
- the cymR gene encoding cysteine metabolism transcriptional regulator CymR, with protein MKISTKGRYGLTVVVELGAKYGQGPVPLRKIAEEQNLSEAYLEQLIPPLRNNRIVKSVRGAYGGYMLAKEPEEITAGDVIRILEGPIQVVEGLDETDIPQQELWKRIGDAVRDVLDKTTIRDLMESENEPISDGYMFYI; from the coding sequence ATGAAAATTTCAACTAAAGGACGTTACGGATTGACAGTTGTCGTCGAGCTAGGGGCGAAATATGGACAGGGACCTGTACCGCTCCGGAAAATAGCGGAGGAGCAGAACTTGTCCGAAGCCTATTTGGAGCAACTGATCCCACCATTACGGAACAACCGAATCGTCAAAAGTGTCAGAGGGGCTTATGGTGGCTACATGCTGGCCAAGGAGCCAGAAGAGATTACAGCGGGTGACGTTATCCGCATTTTGGAGGGGCCAATCCAAGTCGTCGAAGGATTGGATGAAACGGATATTCCTCAACAGGAATTATGGAAGCGGATCGGGGACGCGGTCCGGGATGTGTTGGATAAGACGACAATCCGAGATCTGATGGAATCCGAGAATGAGCCGATCAGCGACGGCTATATGTTCTATATTTAA
- the recD2 gene encoding SF1B family DNA helicase RecD2: MSGETEEIFLRGRPVVTIFHNPDNLFTILKLKVRETNCGYSEKEIIVKGNFPQLNEDEEYRFTGGLVTHPSYGLQFDVWTFEKEMPSTETGLIHYLSGDLFPGIGLKTADTIVKKLGKDAIKKIMNDPSVLDTIPRLSDERKETLVTVLQQNMGMERTIIQLNEWGFGPQISMRIYQTYREESIELLNENPYRLIEEVEGVGFQRADELGKNLGITGAHPSRVKAAILHSMNQSVQAAGHVYLEAKEVLPDVKRILEMSQPIDIPFKTISQAIIELVEESKLSAEGRKLYIPSLYFSELGIASKMARIMENEVADQFPASEIRKAVGEVEERLGVNYAETQVSAIETALHSPVMILTGGPGTGKTTVIRGLVEVYAELHGLSLDPKEYAKKKEPFPIVLAAPTGRAAKRMSESTGLPAMTIHRLLGFTGQEKEEEVEREVEGRLIIIDEMSMVDTWLAHQLLKALPDDVQLLFVGDQDQLPPVGPGQVLRDLLESGKVPVVELTEIYRQSAGSTIIEMAHMIKRSEWSGDIAAKTSDRSFIKADSERILEVVEQVISNALSKGHAIKDIQVLAPMYKGPAGIDGLNKMIQEMVNPPAPDRKEVVFGDAVYRVGDKVLQLVNQPESNVFNGDMGEVIAIIKAKETIDKKELLVVSYDGIEVTYERSDLTQITLAYCCSIHKSQGSEFPIVIMPVVRSHRKMLRRNLLYTGITRAKNFLILCGEPEEFKMGIFRTDEMQRQTTLKERLNGDSVIEQETEQLDAEPKAEEADMSEPKEYKLTAENFISIDPMIGMQGITPYAFLEE, translated from the coding sequence ATGAGTGGAGAGACGGAGGAAATCTTCTTGAGGGGGCGCCCGGTCGTCACCATCTTCCATAATCCCGATAACCTATTCACGATCCTGAAACTGAAAGTCCGTGAAACGAATTGCGGTTATTCTGAGAAAGAGATCATCGTGAAAGGGAACTTCCCACAATTGAATGAGGATGAAGAATACCGTTTCACAGGCGGGCTCGTCACTCATCCATCCTACGGCTTGCAATTTGACGTCTGGACCTTCGAGAAGGAGATGCCGTCCACCGAGACCGGCCTGATCCATTACTTATCGGGCGATCTTTTTCCGGGCATCGGATTGAAGACGGCGGATACAATCGTGAAGAAACTGGGCAAAGACGCCATCAAGAAAATCATGAACGATCCGTCTGTCCTCGACACGATTCCCCGTCTATCGGACGAGCGGAAAGAGACGCTGGTGACAGTATTGCAACAGAATATGGGGATGGAACGGACGATCATTCAGTTGAATGAATGGGGTTTCGGACCCCAGATCAGCATGCGGATCTATCAGACATACCGGGAAGAGTCCATCGAATTGTTAAATGAAAATCCATATCGCCTGATCGAGGAAGTGGAAGGCGTCGGTTTCCAACGGGCGGATGAGCTCGGAAAAAATCTCGGAATTACAGGTGCTCATCCTTCCAGGGTCAAAGCGGCGATCCTCCATTCAATGAACCAATCTGTGCAAGCGGCGGGCCATGTCTATTTGGAGGCGAAAGAGGTTTTACCCGACGTCAAACGCATCTTGGAAATGAGCCAGCCGATCGATATCCCGTTCAAAACGATCTCACAAGCGATCATCGAGCTTGTAGAGGAAAGCAAATTGTCTGCGGAAGGCAGGAAATTGTATATTCCCTCCCTTTACTTCTCCGAGCTCGGCATCGCATCGAAAATGGCCCGTATCATGGAAAATGAGGTGGCGGACCAATTCCCAGCTTCCGAGATCAGGAAAGCTGTCGGAGAAGTCGAAGAACGTCTCGGGGTCAATTATGCAGAAACGCAAGTGTCGGCGATTGAGACGGCTCTTCATTCTCCCGTGATGATCTTGACGGGCGGACCGGGGACCGGGAAGACGACGGTCATCCGAGGTCTTGTTGAAGTGTACGCGGAACTGCACGGGCTTTCATTGGACCCGAAAGAGTATGCGAAAAAGAAGGAGCCCTTCCCGATCGTGCTGGCGGCTCCGACTGGACGGGCGGCGAAAAGGATGTCCGAATCGACCGGTCTGCCTGCCATGACGATCCACCGGCTGCTCGGTTTCACCGGGCAGGAGAAGGAAGAAGAAGTGGAGCGGGAGGTGGAAGGCCGCCTGATCATCATCGATGAAATGTCGATGGTCGATACGTGGCTGGCCCACCAACTGTTAAAGGCGTTGCCGGATGATGTCCAATTGCTGTTTGTCGGGGACCAAGATCAGTTGCCGCCCGTAGGCCCAGGTCAAGTGCTTCGGGATTTATTGGAGTCCGGCAAAGTCCCTGTCGTGGAATTGACGGAGATCTATCGGCAAAGCGCAGGGTCGACTATTATCGAAATGGCTCATATGATCAAACGTTCCGAATGGTCCGGAGATATTGCTGCGAAGACATCCGATCGTTCGTTCATCAAAGCGGATAGCGAACGGATTTTGGAAGTCGTCGAGCAGGTCATTTCCAACGCCCTATCAAAAGGGCATGCAATCAAGGATATACAAGTTCTAGCCCCGATGTACAAAGGCCCCGCCGGCATCGACGGCTTGAATAAAATGATACAGGAAATGGTCAATCCTCCCGCTCCCGACCGGAAAGAGGTCGTGTTTGGAGACGCGGTCTACCGGGTCGGGGATAAGGTCCTTCAACTGGTCAACCAACCGGAGAGCAATGTGTTCAATGGTGATATGGGTGAAGTGATCGCCATCATCAAAGCGAAAGAAACGATCGATAAAAAAGAGCTGCTCGTCGTCTCCTATGATGGGATCGAGGTGACGTACGAGCGGAGCGACCTGACCCAGATCACCCTTGCCTATTGCTGTTCCATCCATAAATCGCAAGGCAGCGAATTTCCAATCGTCATTATGCCGGTCGTCCGCAGCCATCGTAAAATGCTTCGCAGGAACCTGTTATACACAGGCATCACCCGTGCTAAGAATTTCTTGATCCTCTGCGGGGAGCCGGAAGAATTCAAGATGGGAATCTTCCGTACAGATGAAATGCAGCGGCAAACGACACTCAAGGAAAGGCTGAATGGGGATTCGGTTATCGAACAGGAGACCGAGCAGCTAGATGCGGAGCCGAAAGCCGAAGAAGCGGATATGTCAGAACCGAAGGAATATAAGCTTACCGCTGAAAACTTCATCTCCATCGACCCGATGATCGGCATGCAAGGCATCACGCCTTATGCTTTCCTTGAAGAGTAA
- the mnmA gene encoding tRNA 2-thiouridine(34) synthase MnmA translates to MRTSKAPADTRVVVGMSGGVDSSVAALLLKEQGYDVIGIFMKNWDDTDEFGVCTATEDYEDVISVCNEIGIPYYAVNFEKQYWDKVFTYFLEEYKAGRTPNPDVMCNKEIKFKAFLDHAMSLGADYLATGHYAQVVEAEGGVAMLRGKDTNKDQTYFLNQLSQEQLQKVMFPIGHLDKSDVRKKAEEAGLTTASKKDSTGICFIGERNFKEFLGQYLPAQPGEMQTMEGKTVGRHDGLMYYTIGQRHGLGIGGAGDPWFVLGKDLERNVLLVGQNFHNDALYSDSLTAINISFATARELPETFECTAKFRYRQPDTKVTVEMTGDKEALVHFAEPVRAITPGQAVVFYDGEECLGGGTIDTVIKNGHQLDYVG, encoded by the coding sequence ATGAGAACTTCAAAAGCTCCGGCTGATACCCGTGTCGTCGTCGGCATGTCGGGCGGCGTCGATTCATCAGTCGCGGCATTACTATTAAAAGAACAAGGGTATGACGTCATCGGCATTTTCATGAAAAACTGGGATGACACCGATGAATTCGGCGTCTGTACTGCGACCGAAGATTATGAGGATGTTATCAGCGTCTGTAACGAAATCGGCATCCCGTACTATGCCGTCAACTTTGAAAAGCAATATTGGGATAAAGTGTTCACCTACTTCCTGGAAGAATACAAAGCAGGGCGCACGCCGAATCCCGATGTCATGTGCAATAAGGAAATCAAATTCAAGGCATTCCTGGATCACGCGATGAGCCTAGGTGCTGATTATTTGGCGACGGGCCATTATGCCCAAGTCGTCGAAGCGGAAGGCGGCGTTGCCATGCTCCGCGGAAAAGACACAAATAAGGATCAGACATACTTTTTGAATCAACTAAGCCAAGAGCAGCTGCAAAAAGTGATGTTCCCGATCGGTCATTTGGACAAGAGCGATGTCCGTAAAAAAGCGGAGGAAGCGGGGTTGACGACTGCCTCGAAAAAAGATTCCACCGGCATCTGCTTCATCGGTGAACGGAATTTCAAGGAATTCCTTGGCCAATATCTGCCGGCACAACCCGGGGAAATGCAGACGATGGAAGGGAAGACAGTCGGACGCCATGATGGCTTGATGTATTATACGATTGGGCAGCGGCATGGGCTCGGCATCGGTGGGGCAGGGGATCCTTGGTTCGTCTTAGGAAAGGATCTTGAGCGAAACGTCCTGCTCGTCGGCCAGAATTTCCATAACGATGCACTTTATTCGGACAGTTTGACCGCTATCAACATCAGTTTCGCTACAGCGCGCGAGCTGCCGGAAACGTTCGAGTGCACGGCGAAATTCCGTTATCGGCAGCCGGATACGAAAGTGACGGTTGAAATGACCGGGGACAAAGAGGCACTTGTCCACTTTGCTGAACCGGTACGCGCCATTACACCGGGACAAGCAGTCGTCTTTTATGATGGGGAAGAATGCCTCGGCGGCGGGACAATCGATACGGTCATCAAAAATGGGCACCAGCTCGATTATGTCGGATAA
- a CDS encoding tetratricopeptide repeat protein — protein sequence MKYNEIGIAALQDGELEKAVESFMKAVEERPEDPVGYINLGNVFASLGDIEKAEPFFQKAITLDEEAGTAYYGLANLYYNAERYAEAATLYEKAVRQGVEDADAYFMLGKSLERSSNDKLALPYLQRAAELAPRDLEIRLSYGILLAKLELFVEAADEFRFVLELDEENADAHYNLGIVYAVSTNRKEDALRHLEQAFTIEPDHMEARNIFNMIQQNQ from the coding sequence ATGAAATACAATGAAATCGGGATCGCCGCCTTACAGGACGGTGAGCTGGAAAAAGCAGTGGAATCTTTCATGAAAGCAGTGGAGGAGCGACCTGAAGATCCGGTCGGCTATATCAACTTGGGCAATGTTTTTGCATCGCTCGGGGATATCGAAAAAGCCGAGCCGTTCTTCCAAAAAGCAATTACCTTGGACGAAGAGGCGGGGACCGCCTATTACGGGCTTGCAAACCTGTATTACAATGCGGAGCGATACGCCGAAGCAGCGACATTGTATGAGAAGGCGGTTCGCCAGGGCGTGGAGGACGCGGATGCGTACTTCATGCTCGGAAAAAGCTTGGAGCGCTCATCCAACGATAAATTGGCATTGCCTTATTTGCAAAGAGCGGCGGAACTGGCGCCGCGGGATTTGGAAATCCGATTATCCTATGGAATCCTTCTTGCGAAGCTGGAATTGTTTGTTGAAGCCGCAGATGAATTTCGTTTCGTTCTGGAACTGGACGAGGAAAATGCAGATGCTCATTACAATTTAGGCATTGTCTATGCCGTCTCGACGAATCGGAAAGAGGATGCGCTCCGTCATCTGGAACAAGCCTTTACAATCGAACCGGACCATATGGAAGCGCGAAATATTTTTAACATGATTCAGCAAAACCAATAG